In Microcoleus sp. FACHB-831, a single window of DNA contains:
- a CDS encoding Uma2 family endonuclease, which produces MTAVTLKLGSVLQLTDDQFYELCQANRDLRLERTAKGELIIMPPTGGETGNRNIEIAFQVQAWSRQNDLGIAFDSSTGFKLPNGGERSPDASWVRRDRWDALSAEQKGKFPPLCPDFVVELRSETDSLKVLRVKMQDYIDNGARLGWLIDPKKRKVEIYRVGREVEILENPETLSGEDVLPGFVLNLNSIFGNT; this is translated from the coding sequence ATGACTGCTGTAACCCTAAAATTAGGATCGGTTTTGCAATTAACTGACGATCAGTTTTACGAACTGTGTCAGGCAAACCGCGATTTGAGACTTGAACGCACGGCTAAGGGAGAACTAATCATCATGCCACCGACAGGCGGGGAAACAGGCAACCGTAATATTGAAATTGCCTTTCAGGTACAGGCTTGGAGCCGCCAGAACGATTTAGGAATTGCTTTTGATTCTTCCACTGGTTTCAAGCTACCGAATGGTGGAGAACGTTCTCCTGATGCTAGTTGGGTGCGGCGCGATCGCTGGGATGCTTTGAGTGCAGAACAAAAAGGAAAATTCCCCCCATTATGCCCCGATTTTGTAGTCGAATTGCGAAGCGAAACTGATTCGCTAAAAGTCCTGAGAGTCAAAATGCAAGACTATATCGATAATGGCGCTCGATTAGGTTGGCTGATTGACCCCAAAAAGCGAAAGGTTGAAATCTACCGCGTCGGAAGGGAAGTTGAAATATTAGAGAACCCAGAAACTCTATCAGGAGAAGATGTATTACCGGGTTTTGTACTTAACTTGAACTCAATTTTTGGCAACACCTAA
- a CDS encoding Uma2 family endonuclease gives MAKTGTKLTLEEFLALPEGDVNYEFVDGKAVAKVSPKQFHSMLTFALTSLLTRWSRQRGRVRLEWAITLKRQNQDWAPVPDITYISYERLPTSWNLNDACPVPPELVIEIISPDQTIKEFEDKAKDYFDAGISRVWVVNPETMNIRIFFPDGYSQICTSDMPISDTLLHGLELTARQIFEEAGLI, from the coding sequence ATGGCGAAAACAGGAACTAAACTCACATTAGAAGAATTTCTAGCCTTACCAGAAGGTGATGTAAATTATGAATTTGTTGATGGTAAAGCAGTAGCTAAAGTGTCTCCAAAACAATTTCACTCCATGTTGACTTTTGCGCTGACTAGCTTACTCACACGATGGTCTAGGCAAAGAGGTCGAGTACGCTTGGAATGGGCGATTACTTTAAAGCGTCAAAATCAGGACTGGGCACCCGTGCCCGACATAACATACATATCTTATGAACGCCTACCAACAAGTTGGAATCTTAATGATGCCTGTCCTGTGCCTCCTGAACTGGTTATTGAAATTATTTCTCCCGACCAAACTATAAAAGAATTTGAAGATAAAGCTAAGGACTATTTTGACGCTGGTATTTCAAGAGTCTGGGTTGTAAATCCTGAAACTATGAATATCAGGATATTTTTTCCAGATGGTTACAGTCAAATATGCACTTCTGATATGCCCATTTCAGATACGCTGCTTCATGGTTTGGAACTAACAGCGAGACAGATTTTTGAAGAAGCAGGATTGATTTGA
- a CDS encoding class I SAM-dependent RNA methyltransferase: MNQYFATVARGLEHIAAAELERLGAQEVSPDFTGVHFVGDKALLYRVNLWARTIFRVLVPLREFACSNADMLYREVQKISWDDYLHPDNTLAVDCTGGNQKLNHTHFTALQVKNAIVDQQRDKSGQRSSVDTDNPDVRINVHIHQDRCILSLDSSGGSLHRRGYRPAMGLAPLKETLAAAILDMAEWDESFPFLDPLCGSGTLPLEAGLKALNIAPGLFREKFGFFSWLDFDEKLWDEIWAEAEKAEALYLKSPIWGSDRDGDILNQARINAQRCGLEDQITFTQTELSQLEAPTDRGVLICNPPYGERLGDARELGELYKMLGDVFKQRFKGWNAFILTGNKELAKKVGLKTSRRIPVYNGSLQCTLLKYELY; this comes from the coding sequence ATGAACCAATACTTTGCCACAGTTGCTCGCGGTCTAGAGCATATCGCCGCTGCTGAACTCGAACGATTAGGGGCACAGGAAGTCAGTCCTGATTTCACTGGCGTGCATTTTGTTGGCGATAAAGCTTTGCTTTACCGCGTAAATCTTTGGGCGCGGACAATTTTTAGAGTGCTAGTCCCCCTACGTGAATTTGCCTGTTCTAACGCCGATATGCTCTACCGGGAGGTGCAAAAAATTTCCTGGGATGACTATTTACACCCCGACAATACTTTGGCTGTGGATTGCACGGGGGGCAATCAAAAACTTAACCATACCCACTTCACCGCTTTACAGGTTAAAAACGCCATTGTAGACCAACAGCGCGACAAATCAGGTCAGAGGTCTAGCGTTGATACTGACAATCCTGATGTGCGGATTAACGTTCACATTCATCAAGACCGTTGCATTTTAAGTCTGGACAGTTCTGGTGGGAGCTTGCACCGCCGGGGATATCGACCAGCGATGGGACTGGCTCCCCTTAAGGAGACTTTGGCGGCTGCTATCCTGGACATGGCAGAGTGGGATGAGAGTTTTCCCTTTTTAGACCCTTTATGCGGCTCTGGAACCCTGCCTTTAGAAGCGGGTTTAAAAGCTTTGAATATTGCACCAGGATTATTTCGCGAAAAATTTGGTTTTTTCAGTTGGCTCGACTTTGATGAAAAGTTGTGGGACGAGATATGGGCGGAAGCTGAAAAAGCGGAAGCATTATATTTGAAATCACCGATTTGGGGCAGCGATCGCGACGGGGATATTTTAAACCAAGCTCGCATTAATGCCCAACGATGTGGACTTGAAGATCAGATAACATTTACTCAAACCGAATTATCTCAGCTAGAAGCTCCAACAGATAGAGGCGTGCTTATTTGCAACCCTCCCTACGGAGAGCGGTTGGGGGATGCAAGAGAACTGGGCGAACTCTACAAAATGCTCGGTGATGTTTTCAAACAACGCTTCAAAGGTTGGAATGCATTTATTTTGACAGGAAACAAAGAACTGGCGAAAAAAGTAGGACTCAAAACCTCTCGCCGCATTCCTGTTTATAACGGTTCTTTGCAGTGTACTTTGCTGAAGTATGAACTGTATTAG
- a CDS encoding peptidylprolyl isomerase encodes MTRAIMETEKGTINLELFDKDAPKTVQNFVDLAEKGFYDGLTFHRVINDFMIQGGCPLGTGTGGPGYKIKCELNQNKHLAGTLSMAHAGRDTGGSQFFICHSPQPHLDGQHTTFGKTEDMNVVNAIRKGDKILSVKIQK; translated from the coding sequence ATGACTCGCGCCATAATGGAAACCGAAAAAGGCACAATCAACTTAGAACTGTTTGATAAGGATGCACCAAAGACCGTACAAAATTTTGTAGACTTAGCTGAAAAAGGCTTTTATGACGGTCTTACTTTTCACCGAGTCATCAATGACTTTATGATTCAAGGTGGTTGTCCTTTGGGAACAGGAACGGGTGGCCCTGGCTATAAAATCAAATGTGAACTTAACCAAAATAAACATTTGGCAGGCACTTTATCAATGGCCCATGCTGGTCGCGATACTGGTGGTAGTCAGTTCTTTATTTGCCACTCTCCTCAGCCTCATTTAGACGGACAGCACACGACCTTTGGCAAAACTGAAGACATGAATGTAGTCAATGCTATCCGCAAGGGTGACAAGATTCTTTCTGTCAAAATTCAAAAATAG
- a CDS encoding pentapeptide repeat-containing protein codes for MLNSQTQDLNLTCKQFLEQTPQQRLLVLKEIGLARYADFLTKMPLTPSNVACVMRFFKEPSEVKFPNLKNADLSGLNLNGVNFIRGDLSGTNLRGSSLLEADLLFANFTAADLRDADLRGATLNKTIWSNALVDRANFGDGIGLTNQQNQDLKIRGARFSHD; via the coding sequence ATGCTAAATTCACAAACTCAAGACCTTAACTTAACTTGTAAGCAGTTTCTTGAACAAACTCCACAGCAACGTTTGCTCGTACTCAAAGAAATTGGATTAGCACGCTATGCTGATTTTTTAACTAAAATGCCGCTAACCCCGTCAAACGTAGCCTGTGTAATGAGGTTTTTTAAGGAACCGAGTGAGGTAAAATTTCCTAATCTTAAAAATGCCGATTTATCAGGATTAAATTTAAATGGCGTAAACTTTATTCGCGGCGATCTATCTGGGACAAACTTGAGAGGAAGCAGTTTATTAGAAGCAGACCTCTTATTTGCAAATTTTACAGCAGCAGACTTAAGAGATGCAGACTTGAGGGGCGCAACTCTCAATAAAACTATTTGGTCTAATGCTTTGGTAGATAGAGCGAATTTTGGCGATGGTATTGGGTTGACCAACCAGCAAAACCAAGACTTAAAGATTCGCGGTGCTAGGTTCAGCCATGACTGA
- a CDS encoding DUF4112 domain-containing protein — translation MNTLERLATLDRIRKLSRLMDNAIRIPGTPFRIGLDPIMGLVPGAGDVVATAFSAYIIYLAARFNLPREVITKMIFNIGLEAAVGTIPLVGDLFDAYYKSNIRNLALLEQHLDVVEPELSEVASVMAEPSTANL, via the coding sequence ATGAATACTCTTGAACGCCTCGCCACCCTCGATCGCATCCGCAAACTCAGCCGCCTGATGGATAATGCCATCCGCATCCCAGGCACGCCCTTTCGCATCGGCTTAGACCCCATTATGGGTTTGGTACCAGGTGCGGGGGATGTAGTAGCTACAGCCTTTTCTGCTTACATTATCTATCTAGCTGCACGCTTTAACTTACCGCGTGAAGTTATCACTAAAATGATATTCAACATCGGCTTAGAAGCCGCAGTCGGTACAATACCTCTGGTGGGTGACTTGTTCGATGCATACTATAAATCTAACATCAGGAACTTGGCGCTTTTAGAGCAACATCTTGATGTCGTTGAACCAGAACTTAGCGAAGTTGCCTCAGTCATGGCTGAACCTAGCACCGCGAATCTTTAA
- the purT gene encoding formate-dependent phosphoribosylglycinamide formyltransferase — MKLPKRLMLMGSGELGKEFAIAAKRLGNYVIAVDRYANAPAMQVSDAFEVISMLSADDLERVVEKHQPDIIIPEIEAIRTEKLLEFEERGITVIPTAIATDYTMNRDRIRELAHQQLGIRTANYAYATTLEEMIKVSNKIGFPNVVKPVMSSSGKGQSVVNFQDEVERAWKYAIEGSRGDTKKIIVEEFINFEIEITLLTIKQWDAPTIFCPPIGHRQERGDYQESWQPIAIPEKLLLEAQAIAQKVTDALGGAGIFGVEFFVTEDEMIFSELSPRPHDTGMVTLISQNLNEFELHLRAVLGLPIPNIEQLGPSASAVILANTHSNAIAFEGVADALSEKNVDIRLFGKPDSRPFRRMGVALAKGENVQEARDKATSAANKIKIVNQ, encoded by the coding sequence ATGAAGCTGCCGAAAAGATTGATGCTGATGGGGTCAGGAGAACTAGGAAAAGAATTTGCGATCGCTGCTAAACGTCTTGGCAACTATGTTATTGCTGTTGACCGCTACGCTAATGCTCCAGCAATGCAAGTTTCTGATGCTTTTGAAGTAATTTCTATGCTGAGTGCTGACGATTTGGAAAGAGTCGTCGAAAAACATCAGCCCGATATTATAATACCTGAAATTGAAGCAATTAGAACAGAGAAACTGCTTGAATTTGAGGAGCGAGGGATTACAGTAATTCCCACTGCGATCGCTACAGACTACACGATGAATCGAGACAGAATTCGGGAACTAGCTCATCAGCAGTTAGGCATAAGAACTGCTAACTATGCATATGCTACAACGCTGGAGGAAATGATTAAAGTTTCCAATAAAATTGGCTTCCCCAATGTTGTAAAACCAGTTATGTCATCTTCTGGTAAGGGCCAGTCTGTGGTAAATTTTCAGGATGAAGTTGAAAGAGCGTGGAAGTACGCGATAGAGGGTTCCAGAGGCGATACTAAAAAAATTATTGTTGAAGAGTTTATAAATTTTGAAATAGAAATTACCTTACTAACAATTAAACAGTGGGATGCACCTACAATTTTTTGTCCTCCCATCGGGCATCGTCAAGAAAGAGGAGATTATCAAGAATCATGGCAACCCATTGCAATACCAGAAAAGCTACTATTAGAAGCACAAGCGATCGCGCAAAAAGTTACCGATGCTTTGGGTGGAGCTGGAATCTTTGGCGTTGAATTTTTTGTCACAGAAGATGAAATGATTTTCTCAGAGCTTTCCCCCAGACCTCACGATACTGGAATGGTGACATTAATATCTCAGAACCTTAATGAATTTGAACTTCATCTGAGAGCGGTTCTAGGTTTACCAATACCCAATATAGAACAACTTGGTCCTTCAGCCAGTGCAGTAATTTTAGCCAACACGCATTCTAACGCGATCGCTTTTGAAGGTGTAGCCGATGCTTTGTCAGAAAAAAATGTAGATATCCGGCTATTTGGCAAACCTGATTCGCGTCCTTTTCGCAGAATGGGAGTAGCTTTAGCTAAAGGGGAAAACGTGCAAGAAGCGCGTGACAAAGCAACCTCAGCAGCAAACAAAATAAAGATTGTCAATCAGTAG
- a CDS encoding DNA-binding response regulator: MTPEQQQEIAKLRSQNLTPKQIARKLGLRVAEVTAVIKQEAQQLAITRAATGELDPVAECFVNADCAYKFLKSDGAANFLGQLLKPDENSAGELDNGLAMVSVARQISYNRFSVCTYLLDMWCLGVKDTLGPRKVDKLEYEQLIESAYRGFPEGTQKITLEQAQAIVFSAVDYAAKLGFNPHRDFENSRAHLGEWNGETKIKCGRNGKPFYISGPYDNPRRILDTLNKSVGEGNFEYLAPGF; the protein is encoded by the coding sequence ATGACGCCAGAACAACAACAAGAAATTGCCAAGTTACGATCTCAAAATTTGACACCAAAGCAAATTGCGCGAAAGCTGGGATTGAGGGTAGCTGAAGTTACAGCGGTAATCAAACAAGAAGCGCAGCAATTAGCAATTACTCGTGCTGCTACAGGCGAATTAGATCCGGTGGCAGAATGTTTTGTAAATGCGGACTGTGCCTATAAATTTCTGAAAAGCGATGGCGCTGCTAACTTCTTGGGACAGTTGCTAAAACCAGATGAAAATTCAGCAGGTGAGTTGGATAATGGTCTAGCGATGGTTTCAGTAGCTAGGCAAATTAGTTACAACCGCTTCTCCGTTTGTACTTACCTCTTAGATATGTGGTGCTTGGGTGTAAAAGATACTCTTGGCCCCCGCAAAGTGGATAAATTAGAGTACGAACAACTAATCGAGTCTGCCTATCGCGGCTTTCCTGAAGGTACGCAAAAAATAACTTTGGAACAAGCGCAAGCTATTGTTTTTAGCGCAGTGGATTATGCGGCTAAATTGGGATTTAATCCTCACCGTGATTTCGAGAATTCCCGCGCTCATTTAGGCGAGTGGAATGGTGAAACTAAAATTAAATGCGGACGCAATGGCAAGCCATTTTATATCAGCGGCCCCTATGACAATCCGCGCCGAATTTTAGATACTCTTAATAAGAGTGTGGGTGAAGGTAATTTTGAATATCTCGCCCCCGGGTTTTAA